One window of Curtobacterium sp. 458 genomic DNA carries:
- a CDS encoding cystathionine gamma-synthase: MTEFSTRAVHAGQEPDAGTGAVIPPIHVTSTYAQDGIGNMRAGYEYSRGGNPTRDGLQTLLADLDGGVAAYSFASGLAAEDALLRAYLEPGARVVMGNDVYGGTHRLVNRVHVPWGVQLVVVDMSDQDAVRAALEGAPAKTVLWVETPTNPLMKIADIAALAELGHAAGALVVVDNTFASPYLQQPIALGADAVVYSTTKYLGGHSDVVGGAVVLADEELAEQVAFLQFGAGAISSPFDAFLTTRGIKTLAVRMERHSANAQAVAESLVGAPGVERVFYPGLADHPGHEVAARQMRSFGGMLSLSLSGGAAAAKRFAESTEVFTLAESLGGVESLIGYPSEMTHASVRGTELEVPDDVVRLSVGIEDAGDLVADLQQALTR, from the coding sequence ATGACCGAGTTCAGCACCCGCGCCGTCCACGCCGGCCAGGAGCCCGACGCCGGGACCGGCGCCGTCATCCCGCCGATCCACGTCACGTCGACGTACGCGCAGGACGGCATCGGGAACATGCGCGCCGGCTACGAGTACTCCCGCGGCGGCAATCCCACGCGCGACGGTCTGCAGACGCTGCTCGCGGACCTCGACGGCGGGGTCGCGGCGTACTCGTTCGCGTCCGGCCTCGCGGCGGAGGACGCCCTGCTCCGCGCCTACCTCGAGCCCGGCGCCCGCGTCGTCATGGGCAACGACGTGTACGGCGGCACCCACCGCCTCGTGAACCGGGTGCACGTGCCGTGGGGCGTCCAGCTCGTCGTGGTCGACATGAGCGACCAGGACGCCGTGCGGGCAGCGCTCGAGGGGGCGCCCGCGAAGACCGTGCTCTGGGTCGAGACGCCGACGAACCCGCTCATGAAGATCGCCGACATCGCGGCGCTCGCCGAGCTCGGGCACGCCGCCGGGGCACTCGTCGTCGTGGACAACACGTTCGCGTCGCCCTACCTGCAGCAGCCGATCGCGCTCGGCGCCGACGCCGTCGTGTACTCGACCACGAAGTACCTCGGCGGCCACTCGGACGTCGTCGGCGGCGCGGTCGTGCTCGCCGACGAGGAACTCGCCGAGCAGGTCGCGTTCCTGCAGTTCGGCGCCGGGGCGATCTCGTCGCCGTTCGACGCGTTCCTCACCACCCGCGGCATCAAGACCCTCGCGGTCCGGATGGAGCGGCACTCGGCGAACGCGCAGGCCGTCGCCGAGTCGCTCGTCGGTGCGCCCGGTGTCGAGCGCGTGTTCTACCCGGGGCTCGCCGACCACCCCGGGCACGAGGTAGCGGCCCGCCAGATGCGCAGCTTCGGCGGCATGCTCTCGCTCTCGCTGTCCGGCGGGGCCGCGGCGGCGAAGCGGTTCGCCGAATCCACCGAGGTGTTCACGCTCGCGGAGTCGCTCGGCGGCGTCGAGTCGCTCATCGGGTACCCGAGCGAGATGACGCACGCCTCGGTGCGGGGCACCGAGCTCGAGGTGCCGGACGACGTCGTGCGGCTCTCCGTCGGCATCGAGGACGCCGGCGACCTGGTCGCGGACCTGCAGCAGGCCCTCACCCGCTGA
- a CDS encoding MFS transporter: protein MSTAAPTRTSIFSGRYALATVGMVAIVAVAAFQNLAMTTVMPEISRDLDGETLYALAFAAPLAAGVPGMVLAGNWTDRSGGRVVAWVSAAFFAVGTAVVMTAPTMEVFLVGRLVEGFGAGAIDVVLYVLVARIFPDELHGPVFAGFAAAWVLPALVGPALAGIVTDVWNWHWVFAGALVIAVVGFSVLVPTLRRLHPPAAELRAPWQRARIGWSVAAAVAILLLNVAPDLGAWARVAAVVIGVVGTWAALRPLVPTGTFRAAPGLPSVVLLRGLVAASFFGSEAYVPFLLQAKHGLSASTAGLALTVAALSWAGASWLHGRLGEARLTAARTFAVGLGLVLVSLLAAFAVATFDLPWWVLVVGWFVGGAGMGAIYPRTSMLTLRFSGEGDDGFASSALTIADASGSVVGLALTGLLFVGTGGADTDVSFPLVFGGMVVVSLLAWAAVRRLGPVPPPSSPVADG from the coding sequence GTGAGCACCGCCGCGCCGACGAGGACCAGCATCTTCAGCGGGCGCTACGCACTCGCCACGGTCGGCATGGTCGCCATCGTGGCGGTCGCGGCGTTCCAGAACCTGGCGATGACGACGGTCATGCCGGAGATCAGCCGCGACCTCGACGGCGAGACCCTGTACGCCCTCGCCTTCGCCGCGCCGCTCGCCGCCGGTGTGCCGGGCATGGTCCTCGCGGGGAACTGGACCGACCGCTCCGGCGGGCGCGTCGTCGCCTGGGTGTCCGCGGCCTTCTTCGCCGTCGGCACCGCGGTGGTGATGACCGCGCCGACGATGGAGGTGTTCCTCGTCGGCCGGCTCGTCGAGGGCTTCGGCGCCGGAGCGATCGACGTCGTCCTCTACGTGCTCGTGGCGCGGATCTTCCCGGACGAGCTGCACGGCCCGGTGTTCGCCGGGTTCGCCGCGGCCTGGGTGCTCCCGGCGCTCGTCGGACCGGCGCTCGCGGGCATCGTCACGGACGTCTGGAACTGGCACTGGGTCTTCGCGGGGGCGCTCGTCATCGCGGTCGTCGGCTTCAGCGTCCTCGTCCCGACCCTCCGTCGCCTGCACCCGCCCGCCGCCGAGTTGCGCGCACCGTGGCAGCGCGCCCGCATCGGGTGGTCGGTCGCCGCGGCGGTCGCGATCCTGCTCCTCAACGTCGCGCCGGACCTCGGCGCCTGGGCCCGCGTCGCAGCCGTGGTCATCGGCGTCGTCGGCACCTGGGCAGCGCTCCGACCGCTCGTGCCGACGGGCACGTTCCGCGCCGCGCCCGGCCTGCCGTCGGTCGTGCTGCTCCGCGGCCTCGTCGCCGCGTCGTTCTTCGGGAGCGAGGCGTACGTCCCGTTCCTCCTGCAGGCGAAGCACGGGTTGTCCGCGTCCACGGCGGGGCTCGCGCTGACCGTCGCCGCACTGAGCTGGGCCGGTGCGAGCTGGCTGCACGGACGGCTCGGGGAGGCCCGGCTGACCGCGGCACGGACGTTCGCCGTCGGCCTCGGCCTCGTGCTCGTGAGCCTGCTCGCCGCGTTCGCGGTCGCGACGTTCGACCTGCCGTGGTGGGTGCTCGTCGTCGGCTGGTTCGTCGGGGGAGCGGGCATGGGGGCGATCTACCCGCGGACGTCGATGCTCACACTGCGGTTCTCGGGGGAGGGCGACGACGGCTTCGCGTCGAGTGCGCTCACGATCGCGGACGCCTCCGGCAGCGTGGTGGGCCTCGCGCTCACCGGGCTGCTCTTCGTCGGGACCGGCGGAGCGGACACCGACGTGTCGTTCCCGCTCGTCTTCGGCGGCATGGTCGTCGTGTCGCTGCTCGCGTGGGCAGCGGTCCGCCGCCTCGGGCCGGTGCCGCCGCCGTCATCGCCCGTGGCCGACGGGTAG
- a CDS encoding substrate-binding domain-containing protein has translation MSARIVAAAVALATVLTLTGCQGATSAAPTPVQSSDLTSSDGGFDQNAVVGVVLLHSAATPGTTSGGVPLATRFRDDLTAAGFRPDVRVAGTDDAAADQQSALRALVQRGAKAVLVEAADPASLAGAVQVAHDAGVVIVAVGDPLPASGTGGDGVSADYRVQGSDSDAATVAKATAVVESLQRGEKPDVG, from the coding sequence GTGTCCGCCCGCATCGTCGCCGCAGCCGTCGCCCTCGCGACGGTCCTCACCCTGACCGGGTGCCAGGGCGCGACGTCGGCGGCGCCCACGCCCGTGCAGAGCAGCGACCTGACGAGCTCCGACGGCGGCTTCGACCAGAACGCGGTCGTCGGCGTCGTCCTGCTGCACAGTGCGGCCACCCCGGGGACGACCTCGGGCGGCGTGCCGCTCGCGACGCGCTTCCGCGACGACCTGACCGCAGCCGGGTTCCGGCCGGACGTGCGCGTGGCCGGTACCGACGACGCCGCGGCGGACCAGCAGTCGGCACTGCGGGCGCTCGTGCAGCGCGGTGCCAAGGCCGTCCTGGTCGAGGCCGCCGACCCCGCGTCGCTCGCCGGCGCGGTGCAGGTCGCGCACGACGCCGGCGTGGTGATCGTCGCCGTCGGGGACCCCCTGCCGGCCTCGGGCACCGGCGGGGACGGAGTCTCGGCGGACTACCGCGTCCAGGGCAGCGACTCGGACGCGGCCACGGTCGCGAAGGCCACTGCGGTCGTCGAGTCGCTCCAGCGCGGCGAGAAGCCCGACGTCGGCTGA
- a CDS encoding S53 family peptidase: protein MQRRPPTPGRTEPNRTRTALVAIATAACTVGAVALAAGPADAATRHTLPDSVPTWATSTNDAGTVAASTDVEGEVYLPLRNQQGAEALATAVSTPGNARYRKPLSPSAWIAKYAPTKASADEVTGYLRAQGLTITAVPASHEFVVFRGPASVVGSVLGTSLHRYQHAGKTLVAPASAPSLPSSIAGLVSGVSVDQGRLLTHPELVQQGQTPATSTPARTLRQQATGPTGIQAKCSQYDGQNTATVPAAYGQTQVRTFACGYVPKQIRSAYGVDGLAAKGVQGQGQTVAIIDAYASPTIVQDTNSYSKQNGEPVLTSATFAQRIPSPSQFTDQVLCQQPSGWQGEETLDVQSVHAVAPAAKILYVGGTNCGGGLDVAMSKVLDQGLAHLVSNSYGDVGENVPLSSIRGQENLHIQAAGEGIGLYFSSGDNGDESAALGSAQPDFPASSPWVTAVGGTSLGIGANGRKTFETGWGDVLDQIVSSDRGDVYAAPLPGDLVGGGAGGGRSTIFDQPAYQKGVVPSSLANGKRVSPDLAALADPYTGFAIGIRPITDDSTLATGDFVNETYGGTSLASPLTAALMAIVQQSTHVRLGFANPSLYATYRAAPKAFHDVQPPGSPIALAYTSATSGKDYLVTLDHDTSLSTAKGYDDVTGLGSVSFSGLTRAAQR, encoded by the coding sequence GTGCAACGACGCCCACCGACCCCCGGTCGGACCGAACCCAACAGGACCCGGACCGCGCTCGTCGCGATCGCCACCGCAGCGTGCACGGTCGGCGCCGTCGCCCTCGCTGCCGGACCGGCCGACGCAGCGACCCGGCACACGCTCCCCGACTCCGTCCCCACGTGGGCGACGAGCACGAACGACGCCGGCACCGTGGCGGCGAGCACCGACGTCGAGGGCGAGGTCTACCTGCCCCTGCGGAACCAGCAGGGCGCCGAGGCCCTGGCCACCGCGGTGTCCACCCCGGGGAACGCCCGGTACCGCAAGCCGCTCAGCCCCTCGGCCTGGATCGCGAAGTACGCCCCGACGAAGGCGTCCGCGGACGAGGTCACCGGCTACCTCCGCGCACAGGGCCTCACCATCACGGCCGTCCCGGCCAGCCACGAGTTCGTGGTGTTCCGCGGGCCGGCGTCGGTCGTCGGTTCGGTGCTCGGCACGAGCCTGCACCGCTACCAGCACGCCGGGAAGACCCTCGTCGCACCGGCCTCCGCACCCTCGCTGCCGTCCTCCATCGCCGGTCTCGTGAGCGGGGTCAGCGTCGACCAGGGACGACTCCTCACACACCCGGAACTCGTCCAGCAGGGCCAGACCCCCGCGACGTCGACGCCTGCGCGCACCCTCCGTCAGCAGGCCACCGGCCCGACCGGCATCCAGGCGAAGTGCTCGCAGTACGACGGGCAGAACACCGCGACCGTGCCGGCAGCCTACGGGCAGACGCAGGTCCGTACCTTCGCCTGCGGCTACGTCCCGAAGCAGATCCGTTCGGCCTACGGCGTCGACGGCCTCGCCGCGAAGGGCGTCCAGGGCCAGGGCCAGACCGTCGCGATCATCGACGCGTACGCCTCGCCGACGATCGTGCAGGACACCAACAGCTACTCGAAGCAGAACGGCGAGCCCGTCCTGACGAGCGCCACCTTCGCGCAGAGGATCCCGTCGCCGTCGCAGTTCACCGACCAGGTGCTCTGCCAGCAGCCGAGCGGGTGGCAGGGCGAGGAGACGCTCGACGTCCAGTCCGTGCACGCCGTCGCCCCGGCCGCGAAGATCCTCTACGTCGGTGGCACGAACTGCGGCGGCGGGCTCGACGTCGCGATGTCGAAGGTCCTCGACCAGGGCCTCGCGCACCTCGTCAGCAACAGCTACGGCGACGTCGGCGAGAACGTGCCGCTGTCGAGCATCCGTGGCCAGGAGAACCTGCACATCCAGGCCGCCGGCGAAGGCATCGGCCTGTACTTCTCGAGCGGGGACAACGGCGACGAGTCGGCCGCCCTCGGCAGCGCGCAGCCGGACTTCCCGGCCTCCAGCCCGTGGGTGACCGCGGTCGGCGGGACGAGCCTCGGCATCGGCGCGAACGGCCGCAAGACCTTCGAGACCGGGTGGGGCGACGTCCTCGACCAGATCGTGTCGAGCGACCGTGGCGACGTCTACGCCGCGCCGCTGCCCGGCGACCTCGTCGGTGGCGGTGCCGGCGGCGGTCGGAGCACCATCTTCGACCAGCCCGCCTACCAGAAGGGCGTCGTGCCGTCGTCGCTCGCGAACGGCAAGCGCGTCTCGCCGGACCTCGCGGCACTCGCCGACCCGTACACCGGCTTCGCGATCGGCATCCGCCCGATCACGGACGACAGCACCCTCGCCACCGGCGACTTCGTCAACGAGACGTACGGCGGCACCTCGCTCGCGTCACCGCTGACGGCGGCACTCATGGCGATCGTGCAGCAGTCGACCCACGTGCGGCTCGGCTTCGCGAACCCGTCGCTCTACGCCACGTACCGGGCTGCGCCGAAGGCGTTCCACGACGTGCAGCCGCCGGGGTCGCCGATCGCGCTGGCCTACACGAGCGCGACGTCCGGCAAGGACTACCTCGTGACCCTCGACCACGACACGTCGCTCTCCACCGCGAAGGGGTACGACGACGTGACCGGCCTCGGTTCGGTGTCCTTCAGCGGACTCACGCGGGCGGCCCAGCGGTAG
- a CDS encoding TetR/AcrR family transcriptional regulator, translating to MGVVVDARILHTTAALREAILRLAADRPVSRITVADVTRAAGINRATFYSHAVSPGSLLADVLTPELDRIRDDDAAARRAAFERGAGPDELEAITRRGIDAVVEHVVSYKDIYGKALPDPEDGSLHRLLVDHFTVSSAQHIRELPAEGRPELLDDVAAGFVAQGFVGAIEAWLAGPRRSRKSLVQTITLSFPAWWR from the coding sequence GTGGGTGTCGTGGTGGACGCCCGGATCCTGCACACGACCGCGGCCCTGCGCGAGGCGATCCTGCGCCTCGCCGCCGATCGTCCCGTGTCGCGCATCACCGTCGCCGACGTCACGCGTGCCGCGGGCATCAACCGCGCGACGTTCTACTCGCACGCGGTCTCCCCCGGCTCGCTGCTCGCCGACGTGCTCACGCCGGAGCTCGACCGCATCCGCGACGACGACGCCGCGGCGCGTCGGGCGGCGTTCGAGCGCGGCGCCGGGCCGGACGAGCTCGAGGCCATCACCCGCCGCGGCATCGACGCCGTCGTCGAGCACGTCGTGTCGTACAAGGACATCTACGGCAAGGCGCTGCCCGACCCCGAGGACGGCTCGCTGCACCGCCTCCTCGTCGACCACTTCACGGTGTCGAGCGCGCAGCACATCCGGGAGCTCCCGGCCGAGGGTCGGCCCGAGCTCCTCGACGACGTCGCGGCCGGGTTCGTCGCCCAGGGGTTCGTCGGCGCGATCGAGGCGTGGCTCGCCGGCCCGCGCCGGTCGCGGAAGTCGCTCGTCCAGACGATCACCCTGTCGTTCCCGGCCTGGTGGCGCTGA